The Polyangium mundeleinium genome contains the following window.
GAGGTCATCGCCGCTGTGCGCGCCCGCGGGTTCGAAAGCGGATGGTATGGCAATTTCGTGGAGGACGAGCGCGTGCTCGACGCGGGCGGCGAGGTCGACGCGGGGACGGCCGTGGACCTCGGCTGGATGACGTACCCACACCACCCGCGCTTCGGCTCGAACTACCGCGGCCTCACGAACCGGCTCGATTTGCTCCTCGAGTGTTATAGCTACCTGCCGTTCGAGGAGCGTGTCCGCACCGCGACCGCGTGGCAGATCGAGACGCTCTCCTGGGCCGCGAAGCACGCGGACGACATTCGCCAGGTCGTCGCGTCGAGCGCCGCGCCGCCGGATCGGGTCGCCGTGCGCTATCGCCTCGATCGCATGGAAACACCGGTCGAGGTCCTCACGCGCTCGCCCCGCACCTTGGACGGCGCGCCCGTCGCGGTGCAAATCCCCTATTTGGGGCGTTTCGAGGGCACCGTGTTCGTCGATCGGCCCCGCGCCTACCTCGTCCCGCCCGCGGTGGCCGAGCACCTGCGCCGCCACGGATTGCGCGTCGCGGCGGCCGAGGGCGCGTACGACGTCGAGGTCGCGCGCGTGACCTCGCTCGGCACGGAGGGAGGGCGCGGGATTCTGGAAGCGGCGGCCGTCGGCGAGGTCGCCGTGGAATGGAAGAGGGATCGCCGGAGCGCGCCCGCGGGATGGTCGCGCGTCGATACGAACCAGCCGCTCGGCGCGATTGCGGTGTACCTCTGCGAGCCCGAGAGCGACGACGGCGCGGTCGAAAACGGGCTCTTGCCGGTGCCCGCCGTCGGCGACGAGCACCCGGTGTTTCGCGTCCGCTGAAGGCTTGCCTCAATCCCCCGGAAACCTACGCGCGAGCCAGGCCTCCACCTCCTCCGGGTGGAACTCGAACGGGCCCATGCCGCCCTTGTAAACGACCTGCCCCTTCTCGTCGATCACGTACAGCCGCTCCGGCCACGCCGCATAGGCCGCGTTCGCGGGGTTCTCGATCGGATCCACGAGGAGCGGGATGTCGTACTGGAATCGCTTCACGAAATCGGCGGCGATGGCGACGCGCGCGTCCGTGCTCCGCGGCTGCGGGTAGCAGACGTTGTGCTCCTCGTTCACGTCCATCTGCCATTCGTCGGTCGGGTGGGCCTCCTTGATGTACACCGTGAGGAATCGGGCGCTCTTGCCATAACGCCCGGACATCGCCTTCAGACGCTCGACCGAGCGCCGGAACGGCGGTCATGTGAAGCTGCCGAAGATCAGGACGAGCGGCTTGTCCCCGATGTACGCCGAAAGCTTCTCCCGCCGCCCCTCCGCGAGCGCGACCATCTCCACGTCCGGCGCCGCCTCGCCGACCTTGAGCTGCCCTTCCTCGCGCTGGTCGTACCGCAACATGCCGATCACGTTGCGCGGGCCCATCCACCCCACGAACGCCGCGCCTCCCGCCAGGAGGAGCGCGCCGACCGCGATCAGAGCTTTTTTCGTTCGCGTCATGGCCTCTTTGTTTACCACGCCCGCGAAGTGGTTGGAAGGGCCACGGATCCGGCCGGTTGTCGGGTGCGAAGAAGCTAAAACGGATTCTGCTGCTTTCCGTTCGGACGGGGCGGCGCCGCCGGGCCCGCCGAGGCCGAGGCGGATGCAGGCGGCGCCGCCGCGA
Protein-coding sequences here:
- a CDS encoding M14 family metallopeptidase → MLLTRAESTSFRETSLHADVMRFVRALEARNDPRLHVTTFGTSPGGRDLPLLILSKDHVRTPEEARRSERPVVLMLDGIHPGEVEGKEASLALVRDLLDGRHPDWLDTITLLVAPLFNPDGNDALDPANRRLDLKKLAGQVGPVVGTRTQSQGINLNRDYMRQAAPEMRALQDNVCLPWAPDLTIDNHATNGSVHRFHMTVDVPHTVASGRREPIDFMRERLVPEVIAAVRARGFESGWYGNFVEDERVLDAGGEVDAGTAVDLGWMTYPHHPRFGSNYRGLTNRLDLLLECYSYLPFEERVRTATAWQIETLSWAAKHADDIRQVVASSAAPPDRVAVRYRLDRMETPVEVLTRSPRTLDGAPVAVQIPYLGRFEGTVFVDRPRAYLVPPAVAEHLRRHGLRVAAAEGAYDVEVARVTSLGTEGGRGILEAAAVGEVAVEWKRDRRSAPAGWSRVDTNQPLGAIAVYLCEPESDDGAVENGLLPVPAVGDEHPVFRVR